A genomic window from Mesorhizobium sp. 131-2-1 includes:
- a CDS encoding BA14K family protein: protein MFKRTIVSGLIATSVAAATLAGTVQPSAAHSHHHNREIGIGIAAGVGGFVLGSLLAQQPQPQPVYVDEYGGGSSHVRRCLARYASYDPYSDTFVGYDGYRHYCQL, encoded by the coding sequence ATGTTCAAGCGCACCATTGTATCCGGCCTCATCGCCACCTCTGTCGCCGCCGCCACGCTGGCCGGCACCGTCCAGCCCTCGGCTGCCCACAGCCACCACCACAACCGCGAGATCGGCATCGGCATTGCCGCCGGCGTCGGCGGGTTCGTGCTCGGCAGCCTGCTCGCTCAGCAGCCGCAGCCGCAGCCTGTCTATGTCGACGAATATGGCGGCGGCTCCTCGCACGTTCGCCGCTGCCTCGCCCGCTACGCCAGCTACGACCCGTACTCCGACACCTTTGTCGGCTACGACGGCTATCGTCATTACTGCCAGCTCTGA
- a CDS encoding three-Cys-motif partner protein TcmP: MTSHIFGGPDTPKKLRCLQKYLQAFAIALRDQQFACVYIDAFAGSGSRTEVRPGIPLFGSELAEPEEVTTPGSARIAIEINPPMHSIVLIEQDSARFAQLQALKAEYPDRQIIPRQGDANELVQRLCRGMKWRGSEKIGRGVRGVIFLDPYGMEVSWATVKAIADTEALDCWYFFPLSGLYRNAPRDPTKLSSGKQASLDRVLGATDWRERWYDHKNTSRDMFEDADQAIRRADVDAIERYVKERLQTAFKGAVLDPVRLHHKNGPPLASLFFAVSNPSPPAVALATRMASHILSSGRSSQTRSR; the protein is encoded by the coding sequence TTGACGTCGCACATATTTGGGGGGCCTGACACCCCGAAGAAATTGCGGTGCTTGCAAAAGTATTTGCAAGCCTTCGCGATCGCTTTGCGAGACCAGCAATTTGCTTGCGTCTACATCGATGCGTTCGCCGGGTCAGGGTCGCGAACGGAAGTCCGCCCGGGCATCCCGCTCTTTGGATCAGAACTTGCCGAACCGGAAGAGGTGACGACACCGGGGTCAGCCAGGATCGCCATCGAAATCAATCCTCCGATGCACTCAATCGTGTTGATCGAGCAGGATAGCGCTCGCTTCGCGCAGCTCCAGGCGTTGAAAGCTGAATATCCAGACCGTCAGATAATTCCTCGGCAGGGCGATGCCAATGAACTTGTCCAGCGCCTTTGTCGAGGCATGAAGTGGCGAGGATCAGAGAAGATCGGTCGCGGCGTTCGTGGCGTCATTTTCCTCGATCCCTATGGGATGGAAGTGTCGTGGGCTACGGTGAAAGCCATCGCAGATACCGAGGCTTTAGACTGCTGGTATTTTTTCCCCCTTTCCGGCCTGTATCGAAACGCCCCTCGCGACCCGACGAAGCTTAGCTCTGGAAAGCAGGCGAGCCTCGATCGGGTTCTTGGTGCCACGGATTGGCGTGAGCGCTGGTACGATCACAAGAATACCTCTCGGGATATGTTCGAGGACGCCGATCAGGCTATTCGACGCGCCGACGTGGACGCTATCGAGAGGTATGTGAAGGAGCGTCTGCAGACCGCGTTTAAGGGCGCGGTGCTTGATCCTGTTCGGCTGCACCATAAAAACGGACCACCGCTTGCGTCACTCTTTTTTGCGGTCTCAAACCCTAGCCCGCCAGCGGTCGCCCTCGCGACGAGAATGGCCTCTCACATCCTCAGTTCGGGCAGATCGTCCCAAACCCGGTCGCGGTAA
- a CDS encoding DUF5131 family protein: MAETSIEWTDATWNPVAGCTILSAGCTNCYAMRMAARLEAMGAEKYSGLTRKTGGRAKWTGQIRLDKASLSIPIGWKRPRRVFVNSMSDLFHQDVPPEFIAEVWTVMADTQHHTYQILTKRPDRMKEIVPALPKLPNVWLGTSVEDSRVLHRLDDLREVPAAVRFVSFEPLIGSVQDANLKGIHWAIVGGESGPNARPLETRWVDEIFDRCTDADAAFFFKQWGGRNKKATGRVYRDRVWDDLPELRM; the protein is encoded by the coding sequence GTGGCTGAAACGTCGATTGAATGGACGGATGCAACTTGGAACCCGGTTGCCGGATGCACAATCCTCTCAGCTGGATGCACCAACTGCTACGCAATGAGGATGGCTGCTCGCCTTGAAGCCATGGGGGCCGAGAAGTATTCCGGCCTCACCCGGAAAACCGGCGGCCGTGCCAAGTGGACAGGCCAAATCAGGCTCGACAAAGCCTCGCTTTCGATCCCAATCGGTTGGAAGCGGCCAAGGCGAGTTTTTGTAAACTCGATGTCGGACCTTTTTCATCAGGACGTGCCGCCTGAATTCATCGCAGAGGTTTGGACCGTGATGGCCGACACGCAGCACCACACATACCAAATTCTCACAAAGCGACCGGACCGGATGAAGGAAATCGTTCCTGCCCTGCCGAAACTGCCCAACGTTTGGCTTGGTACTAGCGTCGAAGATAGCCGCGTCCTTCATCGGCTTGATGACTTGCGGGAAGTGCCAGCGGCAGTGAGATTTGTTTCGTTTGAGCCGCTGATCGGGTCCGTCCAGGACGCCAACCTCAAGGGAATACACTGGGCGATCGTCGGCGGGGAAAGTGGACCGAATGCAAGGCCGCTCGAAACACGATGGGTGGACGAGATATTCGACCGGTGCACCGACGCGGACGCGGCATTCTTTTTCAAGCAATGGGGCGGAAGGAACAAGAAGGCGACCGGTCGGGTTTACCGCGACCGGGTTTGGGACGATCTGCCCGAACTGAGGATGTGA